The Silene latifolia isolate original U9 population unplaced genomic scaffold, ASM4854445v1 chrun_scaffold_16, whole genome shotgun sequence genome includes a region encoding these proteins:
- the LOC141637226 gene encoding protein FAR1-RELATED SEQUENCE 5-like, with amino-acid sequence MSDTDSCIPSSGSTFNDTSVSQITSILRIESPSPPTSNDNRFTEITSTPCIEQPSVSYNEHQLFLDSTPSGTELWTRNVAIQSKPKLGHIFKKLEGAISFYDVYAEACGFRDGKKSKEVVHDSVVEQTLIKPFDIKNNKLTRIGCDTMIEFRLIKDVYVVDHRLSSLTKKYFQRKKRHLHLFHKKAIIDHSKVNLGPTLAYRYSKKHAFGYENVGAQLIDFKNFGRDIKCLIREKDAQFFINHFEDLCKTNPCFYFAYEVDAFKCLVRVFWCDAQARRSYSSFVDLVTFDPTYGTKKYSIIFTPFTEVDHHNRSVTFVAALLFHEDEDSFKWVFETFLETMDQREPQCIITDQCLGIKKVVPKVFKKAKHRYCMWHIMQKVTDKIGSTISKETDFVSRLNDVVWDSNLKPFEFESKWSELIAE; translated from the exons ATGTCAG ATACTGATAGTTGTATTCCTTCTTCTGGATCCACTTTTAACGATACCAGCGTGTCTCAAATTACTTCTATTCTACGCATTGAAAGTCCTTCTCCACCTACGTCTAATGATAATCGTTTTACTGAAATTACTTCTACTCCATGCATTGAACAACCTTCTGTTTCTTATAATGAACATCAACTGTTTTTGGATTCCACACCTAGTGGTACTGAATTGTGGACAAGGAATGTCGCAATTCAGTCTAAACCTAAACTTGGTCATATTTTCAAAAAATTGGAAGGCGCTATCAGTTTTTATGATGTGTATGCAGAAGCATGTG GGTTTAGAGATGGTAAGAAGAGTAAGGAAGTTGTCCATGATAGTGTAGTGGAGCAAACACTTATAAAGCCGTTTGATATTAAGAACAATAAACTAACTAGGATTGGTTGTGATACTATGATTGAATTTCGCCTTATCAAGGACGTTTATGTTGTTGATCATCGTCTTTCTTCACTTACAAAAAAATATTTTCAAAGAAAAAAGAGACACCTTCATCTTTTTCATAAAAAGGCAATTATTGATCATTCAAAAGTTAATTTAGGCCCTACCTTGGCATATAGATATTCTAAGAAACATGCATTTGGCTACGAGAATGTTGGTGCTCAATTGATTGATTTTAAGAACTTTGGAAGGGATATCAAATGTTTGATAAGAGAAAAGGATGCTCAATTTTTTATCAATCATTTCGAGGACCTATGTAAAACCAATCCATGTTTCTACTTTGCTTATGAAGTGGATGCTTTCAAATGTTTGGTTCGTGTTTTTTGGTGCGATGCACAGGCACGTCGAAGCTACTCTTCCTTTGTTGATTTGGTCACTTTTGATCCAACTTACGGTACAAAAAAATATTCTATTATTTTCACTCCTTTTACTGAGGTGGACCACCACAACAGATCTGTGACTTTTGTTGCTGCATTGTTGTTTCATGAGGATGAAGATTCATTTAAGTGGGTTTTTGAAACATTCTTAGAAACTATGGATCAGCGAGAGCCGCAATGTATAATCACTGACCAATGTCTAGGAATAAAGAAGGTTGTACCCAAAGTTTTCAAGAAGGCTAAGCatagatattgcatgtggcatattatGCAAAAGGTCACTGATAAGATTGGAAGTACAATATCCAAAGAGACTGATTTTGTGAGTCGTTTGAATGATGTAGTTTGGGACTCTAACTTGAAACCTTTTGAATTTGAATCCAAGTGGTCTGAGTTAATTGCTGAATAA